From a region of the Myxococcales bacterium genome:
- a CDS encoding Nramp family divalent metal transporter, which translates to MEQNRHPSLADVHRSVAVPGNRGLLVRILSISGPAFLVSVGYMDPGNWATDLAAGSSYGYTLIWVLLMSNLMAVLLQSLAFRLGIVRRLDLAQLSRARYPRWISLSLYALAEIAITATDMAEVLGSAIALQLLFGLPLVIGVLLTAADTFALLFLNHLGIRKIEALTLGLITIIGAGLLVELFLSRPDWVGVAHGFVPSLPDSAALFIAIGMLGATVMPHNLYLHSSLVQTRAIGDSDEQKRQAIRYNTFDSVLALNTAFFVNAAILVAAAATFHRSGYFEVADIQDAHRLLAPILGSTFAPIAFAVALLAAGQSSTITGTLAGQIVMEGYLNLRIPPWVRRLITRLAAIIPAVAAILYFGDAGTGPLLILSQVILSLQLPFAVIPMIHFAADRRAMGKFAIGRVVKALAWVIAIVIVGLNVMLVAGTVREWLAGGVFLPWRVMLILLLTFVALLLVYVTVEPWLPRLLGRRRLAVGADIHETVMGEIRQIEALTESKPFSRVAIALDFSGQLAAILAETLRVLGERRPPLALMHVVESASARFLGKDAADIEMQKDVERLEQYAAELRRLGFAVSTMIGTGKPVPELTRMIAEFGADLVVVGAHGHRFLSDLFFGSTVDQLRHRIKATVLVVGKRS; encoded by the coding sequence GTGGAGCAAAACCGTCACCCCTCATTGGCCGATGTGCACCGCTCGGTCGCGGTTCCCGGGAATCGCGGGCTCTTGGTGCGCATTCTTTCCATTTCCGGGCCGGCCTTTCTCGTCAGCGTCGGGTACATGGACCCCGGCAACTGGGCCACGGATCTGGCGGCCGGATCGAGTTATGGTTATACGCTGATCTGGGTTTTGCTGATGTCCAACCTGATGGCCGTGCTGTTGCAAAGCCTGGCCTTCCGGTTGGGGATCGTCCGGCGGCTCGACCTCGCCCAACTTTCCCGCGCCCGTTATCCGCGCTGGATTTCGCTCTCGCTATACGCACTGGCGGAAATCGCGATCACCGCCACGGACATGGCGGAAGTGCTCGGGTCGGCCATCGCCCTGCAACTGCTCTTCGGGCTGCCGCTGGTCATCGGCGTTCTGCTGACCGCGGCCGACACGTTCGCGTTGCTGTTTTTGAATCACCTGGGCATCCGTAAAATCGAGGCGCTGACCCTGGGCCTGATCACGATCATCGGCGCGGGTCTCCTGGTGGAACTGTTCCTTTCGCGGCCGGATTGGGTCGGCGTGGCACACGGTTTCGTTCCTTCCCTCCCCGATTCGGCGGCGCTGTTCATCGCGATCGGCATGCTGGGCGCCACGGTGATGCCGCACAATCTGTACCTGCATTCGTCCCTCGTGCAGACCCGGGCGATCGGCGACAGCGACGAGCAGAAACGGCAAGCCATCCGCTACAACACCTTCGATTCGGTGCTGGCCTTGAACACGGCCTTTTTCGTCAACGCCGCGATCCTGGTGGCGGCCGCGGCGACGTTCCACCGGTCGGGCTATTTCGAGGTGGCCGACATCCAAGACGCCCATCGCCTCCTGGCGCCCATTCTGGGCTCGACTTTCGCGCCGATCGCCTTCGCCGTCGCCCTGTTGGCCGCCGGGCAAAGCTCGACGATCACCGGCACCCTCGCCGGCCAGATCGTCATGGAAGGCTACTTGAACCTCCGCATCCCGCCGTGGGTGCGGCGCCTGATCACCCGCTTGGCGGCGATCATTCCGGCCGTGGCGGCGATCCTCTACTTCGGCGACGCCGGCACCGGCCCGCTGCTGATCCTGTCGCAGGTCATTCTTTCCCTGCAGTTGCCGTTCGCGGTGATTCCGATGATCCATTTCGCCGCCGACCGCCGGGCCATGGGAAAGTTCGCGATCGGCCGGGTCGTCAAGGCGCTGGCGTGGGTGATCGCGATCGTGATCGTCGGCTTGAACGTGATGCTGGTCGCCGGCACGGTGCGCGAGTGGTTGGCGGGCGGGGTATTTTTACCGTGGCGCGTCATGCTAATCTTGCTGCTGACCTTTGTCGCGCTCCTGTTGGTCTACGTGACCGTTGAACCCTGGCTGCCGCGTCTGCTCGGCCGGCGCCGCCTGGCCGTCGGCGCGGACATTCACGAGACGGTGATGGGCGAAATCCGTCAAATCGAGGCCCTGACCGAAAGCAAACCCTTCTCGCGGGTGGCGATCGCGCTCGATTTTTCGGGCCAACTGGCCGCGATTCTCGCCGAAACCCTGCGCGTGCTAGGCGAACGGCGGCCGCCGCTGGCGTTGATGCACGTGGTCGAAAGCGCCTCGGCGCGGTTCCTGGGCAAGGACGCGGCGGACATCGAAATGCAAAAGGACGTGGAACGCCTGGAGCAGTACGCGGCGGAGCTGCGCCGGCTCGGCTTCGCGGTTTCGACGATGATCGGCACCGGCAAACCGGTCCCCGAGCTGACGCGGATGATCGCGGAATTCGGCGCCGACCTGGTGGTCGTCGGCGCGCACGGGCACCGCTTCCTGTCGGATCTGTTCTTCGGGTCGACGGTGGATCAATTGCGCCACCGGATCAAGGCGACGGTGTTGGTGGTGGGCAAGCGGTCGTAG
- a CDS encoding HDIG domain-containing protein, with protein MSANPPEEKKRQWPRLRRVQEAIKRSRLGHEVLTTPWAMVVLASLFLSFMIAPHFGFSIDRYQAGMFADHTIKANRDFDVIDTSSTEKRRQDAISAVLPVYDHDARADQRQVKRLADAFAESRLFFGWTDSGGAAKENEMGVASLLSKPAIEEQENKLAQQLGLDLDRKDFDALFKKKYSPQVEAEIRDLLNYALSRLIVVDRKVLLEQIAAQGAEKAITLRELGNKKERTFKEIEKIADLPVILDQVERRAKQNIEDPAERALVLKIADGMIAPTVNFNLAATEELRMEAANKVGPSIIHFRKNQLIVAEGRPITEEQMLVLGAMRQGAGAAETLLIFVALVIVLAIIISALFVFGARNIRKFKPSMNDYAFLLSTAALAGLLMWLAKTISQPLADSYPWLTEEAIRVLFPVAGVCMLVRFLLYSEAAIVWLGFVALMSGLFMDGSIGYALFVLAGSVVGAHRIGKVQAGAQVVKAGLSVSLINAVMMFAVQVIGDPASLLSTATFVNVGAAAIGGLLSGPFMLAVVHPFEALFNYTSNLRLIELANLNNPLLGRMLVEAPGTYHHSLMVSALAEKGAESISVNPLLAKVAGLYHDIGKIVKPHYFIENQMEGENNPHNELPPHMSSLILINHVREGLELAKRYRIGRRVEKIIAEHHGRSRIHYFYNRAKQMEAAGNLKINEEDFRYRGPYPQTKESALVMLADVVEAATRSLKNPTPARIESLVSELIGNIYNDGQLDECEMTLKDLHRVAQNFATILTGRYHGRIAYPENEQPRKGKVVNIAPPAAPREEPGH; from the coding sequence TTGAGCGCCAATCCGCCGGAAGAAAAAAAACGCCAGTGGCCGCGCCTGCGCCGCGTCCAGGAAGCGATCAAGCGCAGCCGGTTGGGCCATGAGGTGCTGACGACACCCTGGGCGATGGTCGTGCTGGCGAGTCTCTTTCTTTCGTTTATGATCGCGCCGCATTTCGGCTTTTCGATCGACCGCTACCAGGCCGGCATGTTCGCCGATCACACCATCAAGGCCAACCGCGATTTCGACGTGATCGACACCTCGAGTACCGAAAAGCGGCGCCAGGACGCCATCTCGGCGGTGCTGCCGGTGTACGACCACGACGCGCGGGCCGACCAGCGGCAGGTTAAACGCCTGGCCGACGCTTTCGCCGAATCGCGGCTGTTTTTCGGCTGGACCGACAGCGGCGGCGCGGCGAAGGAAAACGAAATGGGCGTGGCGAGTCTGCTGTCGAAGCCGGCGATCGAGGAGCAGGAGAACAAGCTGGCGCAGCAACTCGGTCTCGATCTCGACCGTAAGGATTTCGACGCCTTGTTCAAGAAAAAATACTCGCCGCAGGTGGAGGCCGAGATCCGCGATCTGCTCAACTACGCGTTGTCGCGCCTGATCGTGGTCGATCGCAAGGTGCTGCTCGAACAGATCGCCGCGCAGGGCGCGGAAAAGGCGATCACCCTGCGGGAATTGGGCAACAAGAAGGAGCGGACCTTCAAGGAAATCGAGAAAATCGCCGATCTGCCGGTCATTCTGGATCAGGTGGAACGCCGGGCGAAGCAGAACATCGAGGACCCGGCGGAGCGGGCGCTGGTGTTAAAAATCGCCGACGGGATGATCGCGCCCACGGTGAATTTCAATCTGGCGGCGACCGAGGAACTGCGCATGGAAGCGGCCAACAAGGTCGGCCCCAGCATCATCCATTTCCGCAAGAACCAGCTCATCGTGGCCGAGGGGCGGCCGATCACCGAGGAGCAGATGCTGGTGCTCGGGGCGATGCGCCAAGGAGCCGGCGCCGCCGAAACCCTGCTGATCTTCGTGGCGCTGGTGATCGTGTTGGCGATCATCATCTCGGCCCTGTTCGTCTTTGGAGCGCGCAATATCCGCAAGTTCAAGCCCAGCATGAACGATTACGCGTTTCTTCTCAGCACCGCCGCCCTGGCCGGGCTGCTCATGTGGCTCGCCAAGACGATTTCGCAACCGTTGGCCGATTCCTATCCCTGGCTGACGGAAGAGGCGATCCGCGTGCTGTTCCCGGTCGCCGGCGTCTGCATGCTGGTGCGCTTTCTGCTCTACAGCGAGGCGGCGATTGTCTGGCTGGGTTTCGTCGCGTTGATGTCCGGGTTGTTCATGGACGGCTCCATCGGCTACGCGCTGTTCGTCCTGGCCGGCAGCGTCGTCGGCGCGCACCGCATCGGCAAGGTGCAGGCCGGCGCCCAGGTGGTGAAGGCCGGTCTTTCGGTGAGCCTGATCAACGCCGTGATGATGTTCGCCGTGCAAGTCATCGGCGATCCGGCCTCGCTGCTCTCCACGGCGACGTTCGTCAACGTCGGGGCGGCGGCGATCGGCGGCTTGCTCAGCGGCCCGTTCATGCTGGCGGTCGTGCATCCGTTCGAGGCGCTGTTCAACTACACCAGCAACCTGCGGCTGATCGAATTGGCCAACTTGAACAATCCGCTGCTGGGCCGGATGCTGGTCGAGGCGCCGGGCACCTATCACCACTCCCTGATGGTGTCGGCGCTCGCCGAAAAGGGGGCGGAGTCGATTTCGGTCAACCCGTTGCTGGCCAAGGTGGCGGGGCTCTATCACGACATCGGCAAGATCGTCAAACCGCACTACTTCATCGAAAACCAGATGGAAGGGGAGAACAATCCGCACAACGAACTGCCGCCGCACATGTCGAGCCTGATTTTGATCAATCACGTGCGCGAAGGGTTGGAGCTGGCCAAGCGTTATCGCATCGGCCGCCGGGTGGAAAAGATCATCGCCGAACACCACGGCCGTTCGCGGATCCACTACTTCTACAACCGGGCCAAGCAGATGGAAGCGGCGGGCAACCTGAAAATCAACGAAGAGGATTTCCGTTATCGCGGCCCGTATCCCCAGACCAAGGAATCGGCGCTGGTCATGCTGGCCGACGTGGTGGAGGCCGCGACCCGCAGCCTGAAAAATCCCACGCCGGCCCGCATCGAATCGCTGGTTTCGGAATTGATCGGCAACATTTACAACGACGGCCAACTCGACGAATGCGAGATGACCCTCAAGGATCTGCATCGGGTCGCACAAAATTTCGCGACCATCCTCACCGGACGGTATCATGGGCGAATCGCTTACCCCGAAAACGAACAGCCCCGCAAGGGCAAGGTCGTCAATATCGCTCCGCCGGCGGCACCCCGGGAGGAGCCCGGACACTAA
- the ybeY gene encoding rRNA maturation RNase YbeY produces the protein MGESLTPKTNSPARARSSISLRRRHPGRSPDTKPLRALVAAAGTRLERAGDRVEILLVGDGASRRYNRDYLGRDRPTNVISFPADEAGEWGQLIVNVDEAARQSGETGYGLLYLTGYYILHGLLHLSGYDHERVSPDEAARMKEREEALRDLLAPLLEQEDGK, from the coding sequence ATGGGCGAATCGCTTACCCCGAAAACGAACAGCCCCGCAAGGGCAAGGTCGTCAATATCGCTCCGCCGGCGGCACCCCGGGAGGAGCCCGGACACTAAGCCGCTGCGGGCGTTGGTGGCCGCGGCCGGGACGCGGCTGGAGCGCGCCGGCGACCGGGTCGAAATCCTCCTGGTCGGCGACGGCGCGAGCCGGCGCTACAACCGCGATTACCTGGGTCGCGACCGCCCCACCAACGTGATCTCCTTTCCGGCCGACGAAGCCGGCGAATGGGGGCAGTTGATCGTCAACGTCGACGAGGCGGCGCGACAAAGCGGCGAAACCGGTTATGGACTTTTGTACCTGACCGGTTACTATATTTTGCATGGCCTCCTTCATCTTTCGGGTTACGATCACGAGCGCGTGAGTCCGGACGAAGCGGCGCGGATGAAGGAACGGGAAGAAGCCTTGCGCGATCTGCTGGCGCCGCTGCTCGAACAAGAGGATGGAAAATGA
- a CDS encoding M23 family metallopeptidase: MADFDDYRTRKAGQDHLVRNIVVVAVVMAAAFIGALLLVSGEQTAPTADENAAAASPPPAEESPTPAPSPTPAATPAGSHAFFTDGNLQVLAFRLSGSLDASLKEALPDELKDLATPLAGRLSEALRWKLDPRRELRPGDEAKIIFNPQARTERAPLYGFRYRSGRLGKELFYVYFPDAKGSTSFYFDKEGNSIAETIQRPPLRNEDMQLATVRNLADRGMFFQTEPGTKVIMPFPARVLRLNWDQEKLGRSVEVRYMDSGVVAWFCHLEAISDVVQEGAIISSDTVFASTGSTGDTANPGLLYRTFRQPEGETAQPINPLEVHEKQKYQLPAADRVQFLALRTKVEQLLEKVAVPPAAASKD, encoded by the coding sequence ATGGCTGATTTCGACGACTATCGCACCCGCAAAGCCGGCCAGGACCACCTGGTGCGCAATATCGTGGTCGTCGCGGTGGTGATGGCCGCCGCGTTCATCGGCGCGCTGCTGCTGGTCTCCGGCGAACAAACCGCGCCGACCGCCGACGAGAATGCCGCCGCGGCCTCGCCGCCGCCGGCGGAGGAATCGCCCACGCCCGCGCCGAGTCCGACGCCCGCCGCGACGCCGGCCGGATCGCACGCTTTTTTCACCGACGGCAATCTGCAGGTCCTGGCTTTCCGGCTCAGCGGCTCGCTGGACGCGTCGCTGAAGGAAGCGCTGCCCGACGAATTGAAAGACCTCGCCACGCCGCTCGCCGGCCGCTTGTCGGAAGCCCTACGCTGGAAACTCGACCCGCGCCGGGAATTGCGCCCGGGCGACGAGGCGAAAATCATCTTCAATCCGCAGGCGCGGACGGAACGCGCGCCGCTTTACGGTTTTCGTTACCGGAGCGGCCGCCTGGGCAAGGAATTGTTCTACGTCTACTTCCCCGACGCCAAGGGCAGCACGTCGTTCTACTTCGACAAGGAAGGCAACAGCATCGCTGAAACCATCCAGCGACCGCCGCTCCGCAACGAGGACATGCAACTGGCCACCGTGCGCAACCTGGCCGACCGGGGCATGTTCTTCCAGACCGAGCCCGGCACCAAGGTGATCATGCCCTTCCCAGCCCGCGTTTTACGCCTCAACTGGGACCAGGAAAAACTGGGGCGTAGCGTGGAAGTGCGTTACATGGACAGCGGCGTCGTCGCCTGGTTCTGCCACCTGGAAGCGATCAGCGACGTCGTGCAGGAAGGCGCGATCATCAGCAGCGACACCGTCTTCGCCTCGACCGGCTCGACCGGCGACACCGCCAATCCCGGCTTGCTGTATCGTACGTTTCGCCAACCGGAAGGTGAAACGGCGCAGCCGATCAACCCGCTCGAGGTGCACGAAAAACAGAAATACCAATTGCCGGCCGCCGACCGCGTGCAATTCCTGGCGCTACGCACCAAGGTCGAACAACTGCTCGAAAAGGTCGCCGTGCCGCCGGCGGCGGCAAGCAAGGATTGA
- a CDS encoding YjbQ family protein gives MTCFDLIELETRGNLDMLDLTGQVAAIIANSGIAEGSVTVFVPGSTAALTTIEYEEGVLDDLRRAIERMIPEGGEYAHNRRWGDDNGHSHVRAAMIGPDLHVPIHEGQMFLGTWQQILLIDFDNRPRRRQIAVSVVGNQG, from the coding sequence ATGACCTGCTTTGATCTGATCGAGCTGGAAACCAGGGGAAACCTGGATATGTTGGATTTGACCGGGCAGGTGGCCGCGATCATTGCCAATTCCGGTATTGCCGAGGGGAGTGTCACGGTTTTTGTCCCGGGTTCGACCGCGGCGCTGACGACCATCGAATATGAAGAAGGCGTGCTAGACGATCTGCGGCGGGCGATCGAACGAATGATCCCGGAAGGCGGCGAATACGCGCACAATCGGCGCTGGGGCGACGACAACGGGCACAGCCACGTGCGCGCGGCGATGATCGGACCGGATTTGCACGTGCCGATTCACGAAGGCCAGATGTTCCTGGGAACCTGGCAACAGATTTTACTGATCGACTTTGACAATCGGCCTCGTCGACGGCAGATCGCCGTGAGCGTGGTCGGCAACCAGGGGTAG
- a CDS encoding alpha-galactosidase: protein MEIKTSSLLVLADLESGVREIKSLRLADTRFGPVTAAARFRFGDGQAPAGRIQPTTLLEESGAIRLNLGWHGHNITDRVTMQVRWQPTEAPDEPSGLLITAQLTNESAAPIQLDSLSPLLYEAGPEAEFRLGYSPLEWSILRNGWQSWSATRMFRATEKNVPPVFDWLAAMEENVANLSPNKKGVFLGEQVLLVRNVSGGQNLVLGFLTAKRAFSDLRLEIKPRQAKVAKLEACCRFDGIRVAPGETIAAEPLWLCYGGHNEDPLDAWAARSGRAMEARVPRRSPVGWCSWYYFYTKVSQDTFLANLEKLAGLREAMQLDVFQLDDGYQTAIGDWLDVNEKFPDGLAYLVERIRAAGFSPGIWTAPFLAHPKSRLAREHPDWLLRNRRGKPLYANYNPIWDPWTKIRAVDPTHPEVQEWLTDTFATLRGMGWEFFKIDFLYAVSLPAERHDPSLTRAGALRAGLEAIRRGVGPEPVILGCGCPLGPAVGIADLMRIGPDVTPRWTNPMRWVLRDHNCLSTRHAVRNTIQRNFLHRRWWINDPDCVLARENKNKLTLDEVRTFASLAAISGGMFLLSDDMTEYPEARLQLVRTALAHRTQGMRVLDPERGEFPSQMFAATDRGYLFLYINHDSAEINPIFDLKDVLPIEQLARIRHVREIWQDRQLIHQDGLMRLGPIPKHGCRFLEILTAENGMEPHG, encoded by the coding sequence GTGGAAATTAAAACTTCTTCGCTGCTCGTTCTCGCCGATCTGGAAAGCGGCGTCCGCGAAATCAAATCCTTACGCCTGGCCGATACCCGATTCGGACCGGTGACGGCCGCGGCGCGTTTCCGCTTCGGCGACGGACAGGCGCCGGCCGGCCGGATCCAGCCGACCACCCTCCTCGAGGAATCGGGCGCCATCCGGCTCAACCTCGGTTGGCACGGACACAACATCACCGATCGGGTCACCATGCAAGTGCGGTGGCAACCGACGGAAGCGCCGGACGAGCCGTCCGGGCTGCTGATCACCGCGCAACTGACCAACGAGTCGGCCGCCCCGATCCAGTTGGATTCGCTGTCTCCGTTGTTGTACGAGGCCGGCCCGGAGGCTGAATTCCGGCTGGGTTATTCGCCGCTGGAGTGGAGCATTCTGCGCAACGGCTGGCAGAGCTGGTCGGCGACGCGCATGTTCCGCGCCACCGAAAAAAACGTGCCGCCGGTCTTCGATTGGCTGGCGGCCATGGAAGAGAACGTCGCCAACCTCAGCCCGAACAAGAAAGGCGTTTTCCTCGGCGAACAAGTGCTGCTCGTGCGCAACGTCAGCGGCGGCCAGAACCTGGTGCTGGGTTTTCTGACGGCCAAGCGCGCGTTCAGCGATTTGCGGCTGGAGATCAAACCCCGTCAGGCCAAGGTGGCGAAGCTCGAAGCCTGCTGCCGGTTCGACGGCATCCGCGTGGCGCCCGGCGAAACGATCGCCGCCGAACCCTTGTGGCTCTGCTACGGCGGGCACAACGAAGATCCGCTGGACGCGTGGGCGGCGCGCAGCGGCCGCGCCATGGAAGCGCGCGTGCCCCGGCGTTCGCCGGTCGGCTGGTGCAGTTGGTACTACTTTTACACCAAGGTTTCCCAGGACACGTTTCTGGCCAACCTCGAAAAGCTGGCGGGCCTGCGCGAGGCGATGCAACTGGACGTGTTTCAACTGGACGACGGCTACCAGACCGCGATCGGCGACTGGCTGGACGTCAACGAAAAATTTCCGGACGGCTTGGCCTACCTGGTCGAACGGATTCGCGCGGCGGGCTTCAGCCCCGGCATCTGGACGGCGCCGTTCCTGGCCCATCCGAAAAGCCGGCTGGCCCGGGAGCATCCGGACTGGCTGCTCCGCAACCGGCGCGGCAAGCCGCTGTACGCGAATTACAACCCGATCTGGGATCCATGGACGAAAATTCGGGCGGTCGACCCGACGCATCCCGAAGTCCAGGAATGGCTGACCGACACCTTTGCGACGTTACGCGGGATGGGCTGGGAATTTTTCAAAATCGATTTTCTGTACGCCGTGTCCCTGCCCGCCGAACGGCACGACCCGAGCCTGACGCGCGCCGGCGCCCTGCGCGCCGGACTGGAAGCGATCCGGCGCGGCGTGGGCCCGGAGCCGGTCATTTTGGGTTGCGGCTGTCCGCTGGGCCCGGCTGTCGGCATCGCCGATCTGATGCGCATCGGCCCCGACGTGACGCCGCGCTGGACCAATCCGATGCGCTGGGTGCTGCGCGATCACAACTGCCTGAGCACGCGGCACGCCGTCCGCAACACCATCCAACGGAATTTCCTACACCGCCGCTGGTGGATCAACGATCCCGACTGCGTGCTGGCGCGCGAAAATAAAAACAAGCTCACGCTGGACGAGGTGCGGACCTTCGCCTCCCTGGCGGCGATTTCCGGCGGCATGTTCCTGCTCAGCGACGACATGACCGAATATCCGGAGGCGCGGCTGCAACTGGTGCGAACCGCCCTCGCCCACCGCACGCAAGGCATGCGCGTGCTCGACCCCGAGCGCGGCGAATTCCCCAGCCAGATGTTCGCCGCCACCGACCGGGGCTACCTGTTCCTGTACATCAATCACGACTCCGCCGAGATCAACCCGATTTTCGACTTGAAAGACGTGCTGCCGATCGAACAGCTCGCGCGGATCAGGCACGTCCGTGAAATCTGGCAGGACCGGCAACTCATTCACCAGGACGGCCTCATGCGTTTGGGACCGATTCCCAAGCACGGCTGCCGGTTCCTGGAAATTTTAACCGCCGAAAACGGAATGGAACCGCATGGCTGA
- a CDS encoding glutathione peroxidase — translation MANTVYEFTAKTIAGEEKSLADYRGKVLLIVNTASKCGFTPQYAGLEKLYEKYKDRGLVILGFPCNQFLSQEPGTNEEIAKFCSVNYGVTFPMFAKIDVNGEGAHPLYKFLTREHPGLFGSEAIKWNFTKFLIDRQGKPIKRYAPSTKPEELEKDIEAQLNAAQ, via the coding sequence ATGGCGAACACCGTCTACGAATTCACCGCGAAAACCATTGCCGGCGAGGAAAAAAGCCTCGCCGATTACCGGGGCAAGGTCCTGTTAATCGTCAACACCGCCAGCAAATGCGGGTTTACGCCGCAGTACGCCGGGCTCGAAAAACTCTATGAAAAATACAAGGATCGCGGCCTGGTCATTCTAGGGTTTCCCTGCAATCAGTTCCTCAGCCAGGAACCGGGCACGAACGAGGAAATCGCCAAATTCTGCTCGGTGAACTACGGCGTCACCTTTCCGATGTTCGCCAAAATCGACGTCAACGGCGAGGGGGCGCATCCACTGTACAAATTCCTGACCCGGGAACATCCGGGGCTCTTCGGCTCGGAAGCCATCAAGTGGAATTTCACCAAGTTCCTGATCGACCGCCAGGGCAAGCCGATCAAGCGCTACGCCCCCAGCACCAAGCCCGAGGAACTCGAAAAAGACATCGAGGCGCAACTGAACGCGGCGCAGTAA
- a CDS encoding HlyC/CorC family transporter: protein MSEKEDLPRSRLRRLISVFRRPEDPEKVTEEALSDLELDGHIDHDESEMMQGVLYLDKTTVREVMVPRTEISSVDKDDPLTEIIRCTRESGHSRLPVVDGDLDKVLGFVHVKDLLRYWGREEQFKIEEILRKTYNVPETKKLDDLLREFQQRHEKFALVIDEFGGTSGMVTLEDILEEIVGEISDEYDKEEKTIYFQDENTLVVPGRFDINEFYEIFDLEELDGSFNTVGGWIFDRIGRVPQAGEILELDGFSVKIEAANERQIRRLRIQRPPQPAEE, encoded by the coding sequence ATGAGCGAAAAAGAAGACCTGCCGCGAAGTCGCTTGCGTCGATTGATCTCCGTCTTCCGCCGTCCCGAGGATCCCGAAAAGGTCACCGAGGAAGCGTTGTCCGACCTCGAATTGGATGGGCATATCGATCACGACGAGAGCGAGATGATGCAGGGGGTCCTCTACCTCGACAAAACCACCGTCCGCGAGGTCATGGTTCCGCGCACGGAAATCTCCTCCGTCGACAAGGACGATCCGCTGACGGAAATCATCCGCTGCACCCGCGAATCCGGGCACAGCCGGCTGCCGGTGGTGGACGGCGATCTGGACAAGGTGCTCGGTTTTGTCCATGTCAAGGATCTGCTGCGCTATTGGGGCCGCGAGGAGCAGTTCAAAATCGAGGAAATCCTCCGTAAAACCTACAACGTGCCCGAGACGAAAAAACTCGACGACCTGTTGCGGGAATTTCAGCAGCGGCACGAAAAATTTGCCCTGGTGATCGACGAATTTGGCGGCACGAGCGGCATGGTCACGCTCGAGGATATCCTTGAGGAGATCGTCGGGGAAATCTCCGACGAGTACGACAAGGAAGAAAAGACCATCTATTTCCAGGACGAAAACACGCTGGTCGTTCCCGGACGGTTCGACATCAACGAGTTTTACGAGATCTTCGACCTCGAGGAACTGGATGGGTCGTTCAACACCGTCGGCGGTTGGATTTTCGACCGCATCGGCCGCGTGCCGCAGGCCGGCGAAATCCTCGAACTGGACGGCTTCTCGGTGAAGATCGAAGCGGCCAACGAACGCCAAATCCGCCGCCTGCGCATCCAACGGCCGCCGCAACCGGCGGAAGAATAG
- a CDS encoding PhoH family protein → MYLPDAEVIRQIVGHGDENLHVVETALGVKLSVRGDRIFMRGPQEHFPIVKKLFEELYGLVAEGFPVYTTDVEHALTILRSGDKIRLRDIFLDTVYISNKNRAITPKSIHQKMYIDAIRNNDIVFGVGPAGTGKTYLAMAMAVSHLVKGEVDRIILVRPAVEAGEKLGFLPGDIAEKVNPYLRPLYDALHEMMPYEKVQRLIDRQIIEVAPLAFMRGRTLNDSFVILDEAQNSTPEQMKMFLTRLGFHSKAVITGDDTQIDLPNGQVSGLVIVQSILRDLDGIVFVRFDETDVVRHRLVQRIIVAYDQYEKRSRREND, encoded by the coding sequence ATATATCTGCCCGATGCCGAGGTGATTCGGCAGATCGTCGGCCACGGCGACGAGAACCTGCACGTGGTGGAAACCGCGTTGGGGGTCAAGCTGTCGGTGCGCGGCGACCGGATTTTCATGCGCGGTCCGCAGGAACACTTTCCCATCGTGAAGAAATTGTTCGAGGAGTTGTACGGCCTGGTCGCCGAGGGCTTTCCGGTCTACACCACGGACGTGGAACACGCGCTGACGATCCTGCGCTCGGGCGACAAGATCCGGCTGCGCGATATCTTTCTGGACACGGTGTACATCTCCAACAAAAACCGGGCCATCACGCCCAAGTCGATTCACCAGAAAATGTACATCGACGCGATCCGCAACAACGACATCGTCTTCGGCGTCGGGCCGGCCGGCACGGGCAAGACCTACCTGGCCATGGCGATGGCGGTCAGCCATCTGGTGAAAGGCGAGGTCGATCGGATCATCCTGGTGCGGCCGGCGGTGGAGGCGGGCGAGAAGCTCGGATTTCTACCGGGCGACATCGCCGAAAAGGTCAATCCGTATTTGCGGCCGCTTTACGACGCGCTGCACGAGATGATGCCCTACGAAAAGGTGCAGCGGTTGATCGACCGGCAGATCATCGAGGTCGCGCCGCTGGCCTTCATGCGCGGCCGCACGCTGAACGACAGCTTCGTGATCCTCGACGAGGCGCAGAACAGCACGCCCGAGCAGATGAAAATGTTTCTCACCCGCCTGGGCTTCCACTCCAAGGCGGTCATCACCGGCGACGACACCCAGATCGACCTGCCCAACGGCCAGGTTTCGGGCCTGGTGATCGTCCAGTCGATTTTGCGCGATCTGGACGGCATCGTCTTCGTCCGCTTCGATGAAACCGACGTGGTGCGGCACCGCTTGGTGCAGCGCATTATTGTGGCGTATGATCAATACGAGAAACGATCTCGCCGGGAGAACGATTGA